The proteins below come from a single Miscanthus floridulus cultivar M001 chromosome 1, ASM1932011v1, whole genome shotgun sequence genomic window:
- the LOC136474275 gene encoding eukaryotic peptide chain release factor subunit 1-3-like, translating into MSDGQETDKNIEIWKIKKLIKALEAARGNGTSMISLIMPPRDQISRVTKMLGDEYGTASNIKSRVNRQSVLAAITSAQQRLKLYNKVPPNGLVLYTGTIVTEDGKEKKVTIDFEPFRPINASLYLCDNKFHTEALNELLESDDKFGFIVMDGNGTLFGTLSGNTREVLHKFTVDLPKKHGRGGQSALRFARLRMEKRHNYVRKTAELATQFFINPATSQPNVAGLILAGSADFKTELSQSDMFDQRLQAKILNIVDVSYGGENGFNQAIELSAEILANVKFIQEKKLIGKYFEEISQDTGKYVFGVDDTFKALEMGAVETLIVWENLDVNRYVLKNSATGETVIKHLNKEQEADQSHFRDPATNAELEVQEKTSLLEWFANEYKKFGCTLEFVTNKSQEGSQFCRGFGGIGGMLRYQLDIRSFDELSDDEGVYEDSD; encoded by the coding sequence ATGTCTGACGGTCAGGAAACTGACAAGAACATCGAGATTTGGAAGATCAAGAAGTTGATCAAGGCATTGGAAGCTGCTAGAGGCAATGGCACCAGCATGATCTCTCTGATTATGCCACCACGTGACCAAATTTCCCGTGTGACCAAGATGTTGGGTGATGAATATGGTACTGCTTCAAACATTAAGAGTAGAGTCAATCGGCAATCTGTTTTAGCAGCCATCACTTCAGCTCAGCAGAGGCTGAAGCTGTATAACAAGGTTCCCCCAAATGGACTTGTTCTCTACACTGGAACAATTGTTACTGAAGATGGCAAGGAAAAGAAAGTTACTATTGATTTTGAGCCCTTCAGGCCTATCAATGCATCCCTGTACCTTTGTGACAATAAGTTCCACACTGAAGCTTTGAATGAACTCTTGGAATCTGATGACAAGTTTGGCTTCATTGTTATGGATGGTAATGGAACTCTTTTTGGTACACTGAGTGGCAATACTCGTGAAGTGCTTCACAAATTCACTGTTGATCTCCCAAAGAAGCATGGGAGAGGAGGACAATCTGCTCTTCGGTTTGCTCGGCTTCGAATGGAAAAACGTCATAATTATGTCCGAAAGACAGCCGAACTTGCTACACAGTTTTTCATCAATCCAGCTACCAGTCAGCCTAATGTTGCTGGACTTATATTGGCTGGTTCTGCTGATTTTAAGACAGAATTGAGCCAATCTGACATGTTTGATCAGCGTCTCCAGGCCAAAATACTTAACATTGTTGATGTTTCATATGGTGGGGAGAACGGTTTTAACCAAGCTATTGAGTTGTCAGCTGAAATTCTAGCAAATGTGAAGTTCATACAAGAGAAAAAGCTGATTGGAAAGTATTTTGAAGAAATTAGTCAAGATACGGGGAAGTATGTGTTTGGTGTTGATGACACATTCAAAGCTCTTGAAATGGGTGCTGTGGAAACACTGATAGTGTGGGAAAACCTTGATGTCAACAGATATGTGCTTAAGAATAGTGCAACTGGAGAAACTGTTATCAAACATCTGAACAAAGAGCAAGAAGCTGACCAGAGTCATTTCCGTGATCCAGCTACCAATGCTGAGCTGGAGGTTCAGGAGAAAACCTCACTCTTGGAATGGTTTGCTAATGAGTACAAAAAGTTTGGGTGCACACTTGAATTTGTTACCAACAAATCTCAAGAAGGATCTCAGTTTTGCAGAGGATTTGGTGGCATTGGTGGCATGTTGCGCTACCAACTGGACATCCGTTCTTTTGATGAGCTTTCTGATGACGAGGGTGTCTATGAAGACTCTGATTAA
- the LOC136474283 gene encoding uncharacterized protein produces MALRRWKPFFPAFGAIDTAIEAATKGCSRDKYRQVRSDLVEMLCDCDAAGSDDDVRAEGLCRLLDRAMAEALLTLRAIPVPVTPTMLAATDVAKAVGGLLRHEAGWVRALARGILAQWSSSIEAEAASTEVKGAALDTLLQILCEHEVAAPVTASIRSGPETTVLQADSIKQAAKISDLECPENKKMPPGVSFAGGDRVRNKQTGDAKRKHPGAGAGAGGCYREADDVKRQRKVPEMVEHRPRMEPASRSRVSSWRSTDERHFSTSTRHRRV; encoded by the coding sequence ATGGCGCTCCGCCGGTGGAAGCCCTTCTTCCCGGCGTTCGGCGCCATCGACACGGCCATCGAGGCCGCCACCAAGGGCTGCTCCCGGGACAAGTACCGGCAAGTGAGGAGCGACCTCGTGGAGATGCTCTGCGACTGCGATGCCGCGGGCAGCGACGACGACGTTCGAGCGGAGGGGCTCTGCCGGCTGCTCGACAGGGCCATGGCCGAGGCGCTTCTGACGCTGCGGGCGATCCCGGTCCCGGTGACGCCGACCATGCTGGCGGCCACCGACGTCGCCAAGGCCGTCGGCGGCCTGCTGAGGCACGAGGCCGGGTGGGTGCGCGCCCTCGCGCGCGGCATCTTGGCCCAGTGGAGTTCGTCGATCGAAGCCGAAGCCGCGTCGACCGAAGTCAAAGGCGCCGCCTTGGACACGCTGTTGCAGATATTGTGTGAGCACGAGGTGGCCGCTCCAGTCACCGCATCCATTCGCAGCGGCCCTGAGACGACAGTTCTTCAAGCAGATAGTATCAAGCAAGCCGCCAAGATCTCAGACCTGGAGTGCCCCGAGAACAAGAAGATGCCTCCTGGTGTTTCCTTTGCTGGCGGCGATCGCGTCAGGAACAAGCAGACAGGGGATGCGAAGCGCAAGCacccaggagcaggagcaggagcaggaggctGCTACCGAGAAGCTGATGACGTGAAGCGGCAACGGAAGGTCCCGGAGATGGTCGAGCACAGGCCGAGGATGGAGCCGGCGAGTAGGAGCCGAGTTAGCAGCTGGAGATCGACGGACGAGAGGCACTTCTCGACGTCGACGCGTCATAGGAGGGTTTAG